In one window of Falco biarmicus isolate bFalBia1 chromosome 16, bFalBia1.pri, whole genome shotgun sequence DNA:
- the CD46 gene encoding membrane cofactor protein isoform X2 gives MGSGRRRSPLPALLVLLVLLVLPPAAWSDCGPLPTISHAEPPEDSKHQGSFSVGSRITYSCHRGYIKRPLLSDTIQCLTNSQWSNLPEFCGRSCLSPPRVHFARISQEDEIKNFYAVNVTVKYNCRPGYENTTAQLPTSMCLDDLSWSEVPELCRRKSCGIPENPEYGKVITSDHLFGARAEVVCNRGYTLKGASRIIRCSIRGSEVGWSQLPTCQAISCSPPPAIRNGTHNGSGTEEFTYNSVVMYTCEPGLQLVGNETLHCTTENQVDGVWSESPPECRVSTTAATNQTKPSEEKIGGNPYWLVSILIPSCIVLLVALGILAGIIMRCNDNKIQSYDMGLQKHEMKGRDPPTHPKGPDDEKQPLPWHSYFCHTTSCHVCPTCEEQLHAALAPHAEPPHRGCAACEDWLSTQPGTPRTLLGPPASAAGTARAQRARALLPRLQRCWGVTAQEKLFRSGARWSSPRTVKATTSAPSVRTGCAPTLASVTVQHLGGGRGGPAGRTRAHGVPSAPPAPTGCTSPLSTATGRAAPCVPWPARGPWLTLSPTAPPAATSAPSARCPPTHTCASPSTQHPTVGTPTGDTHAMGPPTGGCKAEGLQHVVTNPN, from the exons ATGGGCTCCGggcgccgccgctcgcccctgcccgcgctgctggtgctgctggtgctgctggtgctgccgcCCGCGGCGTGGA GTGACTGTGGGCCGTTGCCAACCATAAGCCACGCGGAGCCCCCAGAGGACTCTAAGCATCAGGGAAGCTTCAGCGTCGGCTCCAGAATAACGTACAGTTGCCATAGGGGTTACATTAAACGCCCCTTGCTGTCAGATACGATACAGTGCCTTACAAACTCCCAGTGGTCCAACCTCCCGGAGTTCTGTGGCC GTagctgtctcagcccaccacgtGTGCACTTCGCTAGAATATCGCAAGAAGatgaaataaagaatttttatGCTGTTAACGTCACCGTGAAATATAATTGTCGCCCAGGCTACGAGAATACCACGGCCCAGCTCCCCACCAGCATGTGTCTCGATGATTTAAGCTGGTCAGAGGTTCCCGAGCTGTGTCGGA GGAAATCTTGTGGTATTCCAGAAAATCCAGAATATGGCAAAGTTATTACAAGTGATCACCTGTTCGGTGCAAGGGCAGAGGTGGTCTGTAACCGTGG GTACACGTTGAAGGGAGCGTCACGGATCATCCGTTGTTCCATAAGGGGAAGTGAAGTGGGCTGGAGCCAGCTTCCCACTTGTCAGG CTATTTCTTGTTCTCCACCTCCAGCTATTCGCAATGGGACGCATAACGGCAGCGGTACAGAGGAGTTCACGTACAACTCGGTGGTGATGTACACGTGTGAGCCTGGGCTCCAGCTTGTGGGAAATGAAACTCTTCATTGTACAACAGAAAACCAGGTCGATGGCGTCTGGAGCGAGTCTCCTCCTGAATGCAGGG TTAGCACTACAGCAGCGACAAACCAAACTAAACCCTCGGAAGAGAAGATAGGAGGGAATCCTTACTGGCTAG tGAGTATCCTCATCCCAAGTTGCATTG TTCTCCTAGTAGCCCTTGGAATTCTAGCTGGGATCATCATGAGGTGCAACGACAATAAAATCCA GTCTTACGATATGGGTTTACAAAAACACGAGATGAAGGGAAGGGATCCACCAACACATCCAAAAGGACCAGATGATGAGAAGCAGCCCTTGCCGTGGCATTCCTATTTTTG CCACACAACGAGTTGCCACGTGTGTCCCACCTGCGAGGAGCAGCTGCACGCCGCCCTGGCCCCCCACGCCGAGCCCCCGCACCGCGGCTGTGCCGCCTGCGAGGACTGGCTGAGCACCCAGCCCGGCACGCCGCGCACACTACTCGGTCCCCCAGCATCGGCGGCAGGGACAGCCAGAGCCCAGCGGGCACGAG ctctcctgcccaggctgcagaggtgctggggggtgACGGCACAGGAGAAGCTGTTTCGGAGTGGAGCAAGGTGGAGCAGCCCTCGAACCGTGAAAG CCACCACATCTGCCCCATCTGTGAGAACTGGCTGCGCGCCCACCTTGGCCAGTGTGACAGTGCAACACctggggggcggccgggggggccCCGCCGGCAGGACGAGAG CCCATGGGGTCCCGTCTGCCCCCCCTGCACCGACCGGCTGCACATCTCCCTTGTCCACAGCGACAGGGCGAGCTGCCCCGTGTGTCCCCTGGCCGGCGAGGGGACCCTGGCTCACCTTGTCTCCCACCGCACCCCCAGCTGCCACGTCTGCCCCGTCTGCGCGGTGCCCACCCACGCACacctgtgccagccccagcacccagcacccaacGGTAGGGACCC
- the CD46 gene encoding membrane cofactor protein isoform X3, translating into MGSGRRRSPLPALLVLLVLLVLPPAAWSDCGPLPTISHAEPPEDSKHQGSFSVGSRITYSCHRGYIKRPLLSDTIQCLTNSQWSNLPEFCGRSCLSPPRVHFARISQEDEIKNFYAVNVTVKYNCRPGYENTTAQLPTSMCLDDLSWSEVPELCRRKSCGIPENPEYGKVITSDHLFGARAEVVCNRGYTLKGASRIIRCSIRGSEVGWSQLPTCQAISCSPPPAIRNGTHNGSGTEEFTYNSVVMYTCEPGLQLVGNETLHCTTENQVDGVWSESPPECRVSTTAATNQTKPSEEKIGGNPYWLVSILIPSCIVALGILAGIIMRCNDNKIQSYDMGLQKHEMKGRDPPTHPKGPDDEKQPLPWHSYFCHTTSCHVCPTCEEQLHAALAPHAEPPHRGCAACEDWLSTQPGTPRTLLGPPASAAGTARAQRARALLPRLQRCWGVTAQEKLFRSGARWSSPRTVKAATTSAPSVRTGCAPTLASVTVQHLGGGRGGPAGRTRAHGVPSAPPAPTGCTSPLSTATGRAAPCVPWPARGPWLTLSPTAPPAATSAPSARCPPTHTCASPSTQHPTVGTPTGDTHAMGPPTGGCKAEGLQHVVTNPN; encoded by the exons ATGGGCTCCGggcgccgccgctcgcccctgcccgcgctgctggtgctgctggtgctgctggtgctgccgcCCGCGGCGTGGA GTGACTGTGGGCCGTTGCCAACCATAAGCCACGCGGAGCCCCCAGAGGACTCTAAGCATCAGGGAAGCTTCAGCGTCGGCTCCAGAATAACGTACAGTTGCCATAGGGGTTACATTAAACGCCCCTTGCTGTCAGATACGATACAGTGCCTTACAAACTCCCAGTGGTCCAACCTCCCGGAGTTCTGTGGCC GTagctgtctcagcccaccacgtGTGCACTTCGCTAGAATATCGCAAGAAGatgaaataaagaatttttatGCTGTTAACGTCACCGTGAAATATAATTGTCGCCCAGGCTACGAGAATACCACGGCCCAGCTCCCCACCAGCATGTGTCTCGATGATTTAAGCTGGTCAGAGGTTCCCGAGCTGTGTCGGA GGAAATCTTGTGGTATTCCAGAAAATCCAGAATATGGCAAAGTTATTACAAGTGATCACCTGTTCGGTGCAAGGGCAGAGGTGGTCTGTAACCGTGG GTACACGTTGAAGGGAGCGTCACGGATCATCCGTTGTTCCATAAGGGGAAGTGAAGTGGGCTGGAGCCAGCTTCCCACTTGTCAGG CTATTTCTTGTTCTCCACCTCCAGCTATTCGCAATGGGACGCATAACGGCAGCGGTACAGAGGAGTTCACGTACAACTCGGTGGTGATGTACACGTGTGAGCCTGGGCTCCAGCTTGTGGGAAATGAAACTCTTCATTGTACAACAGAAAACCAGGTCGATGGCGTCTGGAGCGAGTCTCCTCCTGAATGCAGGG TTAGCACTACAGCAGCGACAAACCAAACTAAACCCTCGGAAGAGAAGATAGGAGGGAATCCTTACTGGCTAG tGAGTATCCTCATCCCAAGTTGCATTG TAGCCCTTGGAATTCTAGCTGGGATCATCATGAGGTGCAACGACAATAAAATCCA GTCTTACGATATGGGTTTACAAAAACACGAGATGAAGGGAAGGGATCCACCAACACATCCAAAAGGACCAGATGATGAGAAGCAGCCCTTGCCGTGGCATTCCTATTTTTG CCACACAACGAGTTGCCACGTGTGTCCCACCTGCGAGGAGCAGCTGCACGCCGCCCTGGCCCCCCACGCCGAGCCCCCGCACCGCGGCTGTGCCGCCTGCGAGGACTGGCTGAGCACCCAGCCCGGCACGCCGCGCACACTACTCGGTCCCCCAGCATCGGCGGCAGGGACAGCCAGAGCCCAGCGGGCACGAG ctctcctgcccaggctgcagaggtgctggggggtgACGGCACAGGAGAAGCTGTTTCGGAGTGGAGCAAGGTGGAGCAGCCCTCGAACCGTGAAAG CAGCCACCACATCTGCCCCATCTGTGAGAACTGGCTGCGCGCCCACCTTGGCCAGTGTGACAGTGCAACACctggggggcggccgggggggccCCGCCGGCAGGACGAGAG CCCATGGGGTCCCGTCTGCCCCCCCTGCACCGACCGGCTGCACATCTCCCTTGTCCACAGCGACAGGGCGAGCTGCCCCGTGTGTCCCCTGGCCGGCGAGGGGACCCTGGCTCACCTTGTCTCCCACCGCACCCCCAGCTGCCACGTCTGCCCCGTCTGCGCGGTGCCCACCCACGCACacctgtgccagccccagcacccagcacccaacGGTAGGGACCC
- the CD46 gene encoding membrane cofactor protein isoform X1, with protein sequence MGSGRRRSPLPALLVLLVLLVLPPAAWSDCGPLPTISHAEPPEDSKHQGSFSVGSRITYSCHRGYIKRPLLSDTIQCLTNSQWSNLPEFCGRSCLSPPRVHFARISQEDEIKNFYAVNVTVKYNCRPGYENTTAQLPTSMCLDDLSWSEVPELCRRKSCGIPENPEYGKVITSDHLFGARAEVVCNRGYTLKGASRIIRCSIRGSEVGWSQLPTCQAISCSPPPAIRNGTHNGSGTEEFTYNSVVMYTCEPGLQLVGNETLHCTTENQVDGVWSESPPECRVSTTAATNQTKPSEEKIGGNPYWLVSILIPSCIVLLVALGILAGIIMRCNDNKIQSYDMGLQKHEMKGRDPPTHPKGPDDEKQPLPWHSYFCHTTSCHVCPTCEEQLHAALAPHAEPPHRGCAACEDWLSTQPGTPRTLLGPPASAAGTARAQRARALLPRLQRCWGVTAQEKLFRSGARWSSPRTVKAATTSAPSVRTGCAPTLASVTVQHLGGGRGGPAGRTRAHGVPSAPPAPTGCTSPLSTATGRAAPCVPWPARGPWLTLSPTAPPAATSAPSARCPPTHTCASPSTQHPTVGTPTGDTHAMGPPTGGCKAEGLQHVVTNPN encoded by the exons ATGGGCTCCGggcgccgccgctcgcccctgcccgcgctgctggtgctgctggtgctgctggtgctgccgcCCGCGGCGTGGA GTGACTGTGGGCCGTTGCCAACCATAAGCCACGCGGAGCCCCCAGAGGACTCTAAGCATCAGGGAAGCTTCAGCGTCGGCTCCAGAATAACGTACAGTTGCCATAGGGGTTACATTAAACGCCCCTTGCTGTCAGATACGATACAGTGCCTTACAAACTCCCAGTGGTCCAACCTCCCGGAGTTCTGTGGCC GTagctgtctcagcccaccacgtGTGCACTTCGCTAGAATATCGCAAGAAGatgaaataaagaatttttatGCTGTTAACGTCACCGTGAAATATAATTGTCGCCCAGGCTACGAGAATACCACGGCCCAGCTCCCCACCAGCATGTGTCTCGATGATTTAAGCTGGTCAGAGGTTCCCGAGCTGTGTCGGA GGAAATCTTGTGGTATTCCAGAAAATCCAGAATATGGCAAAGTTATTACAAGTGATCACCTGTTCGGTGCAAGGGCAGAGGTGGTCTGTAACCGTGG GTACACGTTGAAGGGAGCGTCACGGATCATCCGTTGTTCCATAAGGGGAAGTGAAGTGGGCTGGAGCCAGCTTCCCACTTGTCAGG CTATTTCTTGTTCTCCACCTCCAGCTATTCGCAATGGGACGCATAACGGCAGCGGTACAGAGGAGTTCACGTACAACTCGGTGGTGATGTACACGTGTGAGCCTGGGCTCCAGCTTGTGGGAAATGAAACTCTTCATTGTACAACAGAAAACCAGGTCGATGGCGTCTGGAGCGAGTCTCCTCCTGAATGCAGGG TTAGCACTACAGCAGCGACAAACCAAACTAAACCCTCGGAAGAGAAGATAGGAGGGAATCCTTACTGGCTAG tGAGTATCCTCATCCCAAGTTGCATTG TTCTCCTAGTAGCCCTTGGAATTCTAGCTGGGATCATCATGAGGTGCAACGACAATAAAATCCA GTCTTACGATATGGGTTTACAAAAACACGAGATGAAGGGAAGGGATCCACCAACACATCCAAAAGGACCAGATGATGAGAAGCAGCCCTTGCCGTGGCATTCCTATTTTTG CCACACAACGAGTTGCCACGTGTGTCCCACCTGCGAGGAGCAGCTGCACGCCGCCCTGGCCCCCCACGCCGAGCCCCCGCACCGCGGCTGTGCCGCCTGCGAGGACTGGCTGAGCACCCAGCCCGGCACGCCGCGCACACTACTCGGTCCCCCAGCATCGGCGGCAGGGACAGCCAGAGCCCAGCGGGCACGAG ctctcctgcccaggctgcagaggtgctggggggtgACGGCACAGGAGAAGCTGTTTCGGAGTGGAGCAAGGTGGAGCAGCCCTCGAACCGTGAAAG CAGCCACCACATCTGCCCCATCTGTGAGAACTGGCTGCGCGCCCACCTTGGCCAGTGTGACAGTGCAACACctggggggcggccgggggggccCCGCCGGCAGGACGAGAG CCCATGGGGTCCCGTCTGCCCCCCCTGCACCGACCGGCTGCACATCTCCCTTGTCCACAGCGACAGGGCGAGCTGCCCCGTGTGTCCCCTGGCCGGCGAGGGGACCCTGGCTCACCTTGTCTCCCACCGCACCCCCAGCTGCCACGTCTGCCCCGTCTGCGCGGTGCCCACCCACGCACacctgtgccagccccagcacccagcacccaacGGTAGGGACCC
- the CD46 gene encoding membrane cofactor protein isoform X5: protein MGSGRRRSPLPALLVLLVLLVLPPAAWSDCGPLPTISHAEPPEDSKHQGSFSVGSRITYSCHRGYIKRPLLSDTIQCLTNSQWSNLPEFCGRSCLSPPRVHFARISQEDEIKNFYAVNVTVKYNCRPGYENTTAQLPTSMCLDDLSWSEVPELCRRKSCGIPENPEYGKVITSDHLFGARAEVVCNRGYTLKGASRIIRCSIRGSEVGWSQLPTCQAISCSPPPAIRNGTHNGSGTEEFTYNSVVMYTCEPGLQLVGNETLHCTTENQVDGVWSESPPECRVSTTAATNQTKPSEEKIGGNPYWLVSILIPSCIVLLVALGILAGIIMRCNDNKIQSYDMGLQKHEMKGRDPPTHPKGPDDEKQPLPWHSYFCHTTSCHVCPTCEEQLHAALAPHAEPPHRGCAACEDWLSTQPGTPRTLLGPPASAAGTARAQRARALLPRLQRCWGVTAQEKLFRSGARWSSPRTVKVLLKGIPHVCVFLLFLYLCCAAHHSAWRVPVPMPSCPLCSSSALGEQQASEA, encoded by the exons ATGGGCTCCGggcgccgccgctcgcccctgcccgcgctgctggtgctgctggtgctgctggtgctgccgcCCGCGGCGTGGA GTGACTGTGGGCCGTTGCCAACCATAAGCCACGCGGAGCCCCCAGAGGACTCTAAGCATCAGGGAAGCTTCAGCGTCGGCTCCAGAATAACGTACAGTTGCCATAGGGGTTACATTAAACGCCCCTTGCTGTCAGATACGATACAGTGCCTTACAAACTCCCAGTGGTCCAACCTCCCGGAGTTCTGTGGCC GTagctgtctcagcccaccacgtGTGCACTTCGCTAGAATATCGCAAGAAGatgaaataaagaatttttatGCTGTTAACGTCACCGTGAAATATAATTGTCGCCCAGGCTACGAGAATACCACGGCCCAGCTCCCCACCAGCATGTGTCTCGATGATTTAAGCTGGTCAGAGGTTCCCGAGCTGTGTCGGA GGAAATCTTGTGGTATTCCAGAAAATCCAGAATATGGCAAAGTTATTACAAGTGATCACCTGTTCGGTGCAAGGGCAGAGGTGGTCTGTAACCGTGG GTACACGTTGAAGGGAGCGTCACGGATCATCCGTTGTTCCATAAGGGGAAGTGAAGTGGGCTGGAGCCAGCTTCCCACTTGTCAGG CTATTTCTTGTTCTCCACCTCCAGCTATTCGCAATGGGACGCATAACGGCAGCGGTACAGAGGAGTTCACGTACAACTCGGTGGTGATGTACACGTGTGAGCCTGGGCTCCAGCTTGTGGGAAATGAAACTCTTCATTGTACAACAGAAAACCAGGTCGATGGCGTCTGGAGCGAGTCTCCTCCTGAATGCAGGG TTAGCACTACAGCAGCGACAAACCAAACTAAACCCTCGGAAGAGAAGATAGGAGGGAATCCTTACTGGCTAG tGAGTATCCTCATCCCAAGTTGCATTG TTCTCCTAGTAGCCCTTGGAATTCTAGCTGGGATCATCATGAGGTGCAACGACAATAAAATCCA GTCTTACGATATGGGTTTACAAAAACACGAGATGAAGGGAAGGGATCCACCAACACATCCAAAAGGACCAGATGATGAGAAGCAGCCCTTGCCGTGGCATTCCTATTTTTG CCACACAACGAGTTGCCACGTGTGTCCCACCTGCGAGGAGCAGCTGCACGCCGCCCTGGCCCCCCACGCCGAGCCCCCGCACCGCGGCTGTGCCGCCTGCGAGGACTGGCTGAGCACCCAGCCCGGCACGCCGCGCACACTACTCGGTCCCCCAGCATCGGCGGCAGGGACAGCCAGAGCCCAGCGGGCACGAG ctctcctgcccaggctgcagaggtgctggggggtgACGGCACAGGAGAAGCTGTTTCGGAGTGGAGCAAGGTGGAGCAGCCCTCGAACCGTGAAAG tgcttttaaaagGCATTCCGCACGTGTGTGTGTTTCTCCTGTTCCTTTACTTGTGTTGCGCTGCACACCACAGTGCCTGGAGGGTTCCCGTGCCAATGCCGAGCTGCCCGCtttgctcctcctctgctctgggagAGCAACAGGCGTCTGAGGCGTAA
- the CD46 gene encoding membrane cofactor protein isoform X4, with translation MGSGRRRSPLPALLVLLVLLVLPPAAWSDCGPLPTISHAEPPEDSKHQGSFSVGSRITYSCHRGYIKRPLLSDTIQCLTNSQWSNLPEFCGRSCLSPPRVHFARISQEDEIKNFYAVNVTVKYNCRPGYENTTAQLPTSMCLDDLSWSEVPELCRRKSCGIPENPEYGKVITSDHLFGARAEVVCNRGYTLKGASRIIRCSIRGSEVGWSQLPTCQAISCSPPPAIRNGTHNGSGTEEFTYNSVVMYTCEPGLQLVGNETLHCTTENQVDGVWSESPPECRVSTTAATNQTKPSEEKIGGNPYWLVSILIPSCIVLLVALGILAGIIMRCNDNKIQSYDMGLQKHEMKGRDPPTHPKGPDDEKQPLPWHSYFCHTTSCHVCPTCEEQLHAALAPHAEPPHRGCAACEDWLSTQPGTPRTLLGPPASAAGTARAQRARALLPRLQRCWGVTAQEKLFRSGARWSSPRTVKAATTSAPSVRTGCAPTLASVTVQHLGGGRGGPAGRTRAHGVPSAPPAPTGCTSPLSTATGRAAPCVPWPARGPWLTLSPTAPPAATSAPSARCPPTHTCASPSTQHPTDKCRQL, from the exons ATGGGCTCCGggcgccgccgctcgcccctgcccgcgctgctggtgctgctggtgctgctggtgctgccgcCCGCGGCGTGGA GTGACTGTGGGCCGTTGCCAACCATAAGCCACGCGGAGCCCCCAGAGGACTCTAAGCATCAGGGAAGCTTCAGCGTCGGCTCCAGAATAACGTACAGTTGCCATAGGGGTTACATTAAACGCCCCTTGCTGTCAGATACGATACAGTGCCTTACAAACTCCCAGTGGTCCAACCTCCCGGAGTTCTGTGGCC GTagctgtctcagcccaccacgtGTGCACTTCGCTAGAATATCGCAAGAAGatgaaataaagaatttttatGCTGTTAACGTCACCGTGAAATATAATTGTCGCCCAGGCTACGAGAATACCACGGCCCAGCTCCCCACCAGCATGTGTCTCGATGATTTAAGCTGGTCAGAGGTTCCCGAGCTGTGTCGGA GGAAATCTTGTGGTATTCCAGAAAATCCAGAATATGGCAAAGTTATTACAAGTGATCACCTGTTCGGTGCAAGGGCAGAGGTGGTCTGTAACCGTGG GTACACGTTGAAGGGAGCGTCACGGATCATCCGTTGTTCCATAAGGGGAAGTGAAGTGGGCTGGAGCCAGCTTCCCACTTGTCAGG CTATTTCTTGTTCTCCACCTCCAGCTATTCGCAATGGGACGCATAACGGCAGCGGTACAGAGGAGTTCACGTACAACTCGGTGGTGATGTACACGTGTGAGCCTGGGCTCCAGCTTGTGGGAAATGAAACTCTTCATTGTACAACAGAAAACCAGGTCGATGGCGTCTGGAGCGAGTCTCCTCCTGAATGCAGGG TTAGCACTACAGCAGCGACAAACCAAACTAAACCCTCGGAAGAGAAGATAGGAGGGAATCCTTACTGGCTAG tGAGTATCCTCATCCCAAGTTGCATTG TTCTCCTAGTAGCCCTTGGAATTCTAGCTGGGATCATCATGAGGTGCAACGACAATAAAATCCA GTCTTACGATATGGGTTTACAAAAACACGAGATGAAGGGAAGGGATCCACCAACACATCCAAAAGGACCAGATGATGAGAAGCAGCCCTTGCCGTGGCATTCCTATTTTTG CCACACAACGAGTTGCCACGTGTGTCCCACCTGCGAGGAGCAGCTGCACGCCGCCCTGGCCCCCCACGCCGAGCCCCCGCACCGCGGCTGTGCCGCCTGCGAGGACTGGCTGAGCACCCAGCCCGGCACGCCGCGCACACTACTCGGTCCCCCAGCATCGGCGGCAGGGACAGCCAGAGCCCAGCGGGCACGAG ctctcctgcccaggctgcagaggtgctggggggtgACGGCACAGGAGAAGCTGTTTCGGAGTGGAGCAAGGTGGAGCAGCCCTCGAACCGTGAAAG CAGCCACCACATCTGCCCCATCTGTGAGAACTGGCTGCGCGCCCACCTTGGCCAGTGTGACAGTGCAACACctggggggcggccgggggggccCCGCCGGCAGGACGAGAG CCCATGGGGTCCCGTCTGCCCCCCCTGCACCGACCGGCTGCACATCTCCCTTGTCCACAGCGACAGGGCGAGCTGCCCCGTGTGTCCCCTGGCCGGCGAGGGGACCCTGGCTCACCTTGTCTCCCACCGCACCCCCAGCTGCCACGTCTGCCCCGTCTGCGCGGTGCCCACCCACGCACacctgtgccagccccagcacccagcacccaacG